CTCAGCTGGCGCTGAATCTGGCTCTTTAGGGTCTTGAATACTGGTTGGAGATCAGCTCTTCCTGTCTTTTTCATTAGTTTGTGGATCCGATCACGTATCTTGATCAGCTTTAGGGTCTCGTGGCTGAtccaggttttttttttcttggggcCCATAGTGTCTTCAGGGGGATGAACTGGTCGATCTGTTCATTCAGCCCTGTTTTGAGGTCCGACCAGATGGTTTCAGGGTCGTCCAGGTGTCCCGAGTGGGCGTCGAGGATGGAGGTGGTGAGTTTTTGGGTGGCAGAGCGAAGGCTGTCCCAGTCAGCCTTGCCGTAGCAGCGAACTTGGCGCGCCTTCTGTCGGACCCGTATGGGGTTTATCTGCAGTTCGGCATATACAATGTCATAATCTGAGATCCCAGGGACAATTTCGATGCGTGGGAAGAGGCTGGGATGATTAGTCAATACTAGGTCAAGGATATTCTCGCCCCTTGTGGGCACCTCAACAATCTGGTCCATTCCGACGTCAGCTATAATGTCTTTGAAGTCGTTGTGTAAGCGAGGGAAGGCACAACTTTTCTTTAAACTCTTTGACTTCCAGTCCCATCCCGGGAAGTTGAAGTCGCCGCCTAGGACGATGATGGCGTTGGAGTTTGCGGCTAGTTTGACTGATGTCTCCATCTCCCTGAGGCTGCGTTCGTCCCCAACATCTGGTCGGTAGTAGCCTCCTACCAGTAGACCACGCCTCCCGCGTAATTTGACTTTAACCCATAGGATCTCGCAGTTGGTGTCCAGGCTGGGCTCTGCTGTGCATGTTAGGGAGTCAGCAACAGCTATGAGTACGCCCCCGCCATTTCTGTTCCTGTCTTTCCTGTAGGTCTTGAAGTCAGGGGGTAGGATTTCACTGGACTCCACTTCAGGGATCAGCCACGTTTCCGTCCCAATAATTATGTCAGGTTTCAGACTCTGGGCGAGGTGGGCAATCTTAGCAACCTTGCCTGGGGCGGATTGGAAGTTGACATTTAAAATCCGGAGTGGgcggtttgtgtttttgttttgttggcttTGTCGGGTGGGGGAGGAGCAGTGGGGGGATGGAAGGAGTCATCAGGGGGGAAGGTAAACATAAAACTATGGTTACTTGCAGAATCTCGAGACTCTTGCTCCACACCATGGAGATCGAAAGCTACAGGGCTGTAGTTTGTAGCTGTGGCACAGGTCGCAGTACCAGCTGACGTCTGGAGCCTGGGCGTCAACGTATGACTGTGTACCAATGTTCTGACAGGTGGCATGAAACCATCTGCCGCAGGTTTCGCAGCAAATTCCTCGGACATCCCAACCAACAGTACGGTCGCATGTACCACATGGAGCCACTGAGGAGTCATTAGGGTTATGAGAGTCATGTGTATCAAACGAGGTGGTGGTGGGTGTCGCTGCAGCCATCACTGCGTTTTCACATGGGGGGAGCACTAGGTGCTCAAAGCACAACAGGATCAATAAGAATGTCATGATTTGTCGGATGGGTTGCTGTTATTTCTTTGCAGCAGGAAAAACATGATGGTGGGATTTCGTTGAATACTGAGTGAAGGTCTGTACTCACAGTTGCTGCAGAATTGGTGGAGAGTAATGGAGAATTAATCCAAACTATACTCGATTCGATGGAGTGCACCAATATTCTGTTCCTGGACTTCTTTAGGTGGTAGCCTGGGTTGGGTGACAGTTCGAAGAGGTTCGTTTGATGGAATGATGAAGAGCTCAGCTTACgacgccgccatgttggatgatGGGTTGGGTCTACAATGACCACTTTGTCAGTCGCCACAGTGAAAATAGTCAAGGGTTCGCTTGGAGGGAGTTCTCATTTAGTAGTAGGGAGGTTCTTGATGATGTTGGAGTACTTTGTACCGGGTGTCTTCGTGATAAAGGTCAAGAAAGGGGGAAACGTTTGGAGAGGATTGGGAGACCAAGCTGTCGACCGGAACCGGAAACTCACCGACCCAACAAGTTCTTCCAGTCTCTTTGACTTGGCTGCCCGCACTTTGTCTCTCCTTTTACTTTGCTTGTCTCTCACAGCCTTCAGACTGTTCCGCACCCTCTTGTGCATCCTGGCTGCTCCAAGCCTCTTCATGTGATGTCCAGTCTGGAATCCGAAGAACTGGGCAGagtcggcagcagcagcaggtccAAAGTTGAACTCTCTAATAGCAGTCAAGACTGCAAACTCAACACGACTGCGGGAAGCAAAGTGGTCCTTAGCACATCTTGACCAAATGAGGCTGTGGAGACACTCattggcattttgtgtcttgcCAGAAACACATCTGCTGAGTAGGTGTTCTTCAGAAAGTCTCTCATAAATGGGCAACAGGTGTGCAGCTAACTTCTCCTCATTGAGGGGTGTGTGGATGAGGTGTTTGTGTGGACCTGGAACTTGGTGCTTCGCCAGCGCTTCCTGAAAGAAACACCACGAGCTCTCTCCAGCAGGACAAAGTTCATGTTGTGGATTTTCGTCAGTGGAAAAACAATGGTACAGTGATGCCATGATTGCTTTTTTCATGCTACACACATCCTTGTTGCTACGAATTGCCCGGTTGTAGTATATCTGTAGCTTGCGTATGGCATTGCCTGTCAGCTGACCCCTTCCACGTCCACCAAGAGTCACCCCTCGCTTTCGGCAGTCTGTCAGTGTCACCATGTTGCGAAGAGCTGTACCAAGTCGTTTACTCACATGGTTCACACACTCTTCCTTGTCAATGTGAATATCCTCACCATAGGGCCTGATGTCGTTGAGCTCTGTAAAAGTCTTGGAGTCACCGTCCGACAGAAGTGTTGTGTAGCGAAGCTTGTTGGTGTTCACCGATCGACGCCATATGACACGGGCTGCTTCCACCTCCATCATCCCTGATGAGcctgcaaacaagaacaaaataagaaatgtaatttgcaaacagagtatttttaagtgtgtgtgtgtgtgtgtgtgtgtgtgtgtgtgtgtgtgtgtgtgtgtgtgtgcacgcatgtgTTATTCACAGTCATTGTACAGCTAATACTTCAACTATAATTAATACGGAAAAGAATTGAAATAAACATGGAATTACCAAATTACTGAATATTAAATTTCTAGCAGCAGgtattgttttatttatttatttatttacttttatttatttacgaggatttatatcgcgcacgtatctcaccacacaaggcgactcaatgcgcatgttacctattaatagTGGTGAGAACATGTTATATTGTGGCACTGAACATGTTAGATTGTAAACGTTAAGCATAATTCATCAATTGATACTATTTGAACATTTTTAAATACACTTGTATTGtgccacacatacaaacatgtaTGTGgccacacatgtacacatgtatgtatgtgtaaactATTTGCCACCCCCTGACCACTACTAGCTCCCTCTGTTCTAAGCCCGTTGATTCTGAAGACTTGTGAATCTCTCTTCATGCTGTAaatacagctctctctctctctctctctctctctctctctctctctctctctctctctctctctctctctctctctgttttcttattattttcATCACACACATCCACTCCCCCATGCCCTGAACTATTCTTAAAAATTGGATTTTTATGCATGTGTTAcaactttcattattattatcataaattgatgatctgtctttatgacgcttttttttaatccatcaTCCATGCCTTTAGTTTTGGTTTTCAGTTTCACTGGAATGCATGGAAAATAATATCCACTCATCACTATTACATTTACTTGTAATTTGCTATATTTGAGTAAGTTGCTTAAATTTGAAATAAACTCTATTCAAATATTTCTGTGCAAACAAATATAATTTACCTTTATAGTTCACCTCACACTTG
The sequence above is a segment of the Littorina saxatilis isolate snail1 linkage group LG3, US_GU_Lsax_2.0, whole genome shotgun sequence genome. Coding sequences within it:
- the LOC138962825 gene encoding uncharacterized protein produces the protein MCTYCQVCESTGQKLFQEKPEEYAAWLVDHLDKCEVNYKGSSGMMEVEAARVIWRRSVNTNKLRYTTLLSDGDSKTFTELNDIRPYGEDIHIDKEECVNHVSKRLGTALRNMVTLTDCRKRGVTLGGRGRGQLTGNAIRKLQIYYNRAIRSNKDVCSMKKAIMASLYHCFSTDENPQHELCPAGESSWCFFQEALAKHQVPGPHKHLIHTPLNEEKLAAHLLPIYERLSEEHLLSRCVSGKTQNANECLHSLIWSRCAKDHFASRSRVEFAVLTAIREFNFGPAAAADSAQFFGFQTGHHMKRLGAARMHKRVRNSLKAVRDKQSKRRDKVRAAKSKRLEELVGSVSFRFRSTAWSPNPLQTFPPFLTFITKTPGTKYSNIIKNLPTTK